One window of Saimiri boliviensis isolate mSaiBol1 chromosome 4, mSaiBol1.pri, whole genome shotgun sequence genomic DNA carries:
- the HEBP2 gene encoding heme-binding protein 2 produces the protein MAEPLQPDPGAAEVAAVQAVETPGWKAPEDAGPQPGSYEIRHYGPAKWVSTSVESMDWDSAIQTGFTKLNSYIQGKNEKEMKIKMTAPVISYVEPGSGPFSESTITISLYVPSEQQFDPPKPLESDVFIEDRAEMTVFVRSFDGFSSAQKNQEQLLTLASILREDGKVFDEKVYYTAGYNSPFKLLNRNNEVWLIQKREPSKENE, from the exons ATGGCCGAGCCGCTCCAGCCAGACCCCGGGGCGGCCGAGGTCGCGGCGGTCCAAGCGGTGGAGACGCCGGGCTGGAAGGCTCCGGAGGACGCGGGCCCCCAG CCCGGAAGTTATGAGATCCGACACTATGGACCAGCCAAGTGGGTCAGCACGTCCGTGGAGTCTATGGACTGGGATTCAGCCATCCAAACCGGCTTTACGAAACTGAACAGCTACATTCAAGGCAAAAATGAGAAAG agatgaaaataaagatgACAGCTCCAGTGATAAGCTACGTGGAGCCTGGCTCAGGTCCTTTTAGTGAGTCTACCATTACCATTTCCCTGTATGTTCCCTCTGAACAGCAATTTGATCCGCCCAAGCCTTTAGAGTCAGATGTCTTCATTGAAGACAGAGCCGAAATGACTGTGTTTGTACG gTCTTTCGATGGATTTTCTAGTGCCCAAAAGAATCAAGAACAACTTCTGACATTAGCAAGCATTTTGAGGGAAGATGGAAAAGTTTTCGACGAGAAGGTTTACTACACTGCAGGTTACAACAGTCCTTTCAAATTGCTTAATAGAAATAATGAAGTGTGGCTGATTCAAAAACGTGAACCCTCCAAAGAAAACgaatga
- the SMIM28 gene encoding small integral membrane protein 28, translated as MRGLLGSSWKKFGHAGRGTYEWLTSEPSLPLLETQLQGTQRVSSTQEDVEPFLCILLPATVLLFLAFLLLFLYRRCKSPQPQGQVFSVDLPEHPAAGEVTDLLPGLAWSSEDFQYAPLPPEATLPSQCSPPSYEEATRNPPGEEARGCSPSV; from the exons ATGCGGGGACTGCTGGGCAGCAGCTGGAAGAAGTTTGGACATGCTGGCCGGGGAACATACGAGTGGTTAACCAGCGAGCCCAGCCTGCCTCTCCTGGAGACCCAGCTGCAG GGCACGCAGCGGGTGAGCTCCACCCAGGAGGATGTGGAGCCCTTCCTGTGCATCCTTCTGCCGGCCACTGTCCTGCTCTTCTTGGCCTTTCTGCTGTTGTTCCTGTACCGCCGCTGCAAGTCCCCGCAACCCCAGGGGCAGGTGTTCAGCGTTGACCTACCAGAGCACCCAGCGGCAGGAGAGGTCACAGAcctgctgcctggcctggcctggagcAGTGAGGACTTCCAATACGCCCCGCTGCCCCCAGAGGCCACCCTCCCCTCCCAGTGCTCACCACCCTCCTACGAAGAGGCCACCAGAAATCCTCCCGGGGAAGAGGCCCGGGGATGCAGCCCTTCAGTATGA